In the genome of uncultured Pseudodesulfovibrio sp., one region contains:
- a CDS encoding phosphonate ABC transporter ATP-binding protein: MLKFNTSAGEVSPAAFSGEHMEIRVKGLVKSFGRNTILDGVDLAVNKGEAVALVGSNGAGKSTFLRCLLRLIEPSDGSVEMGGADVLSLGRAGLRKLRSQVGFVFQKHNLVPRLTALTNVLHGAQSRKRGPRVWWHMLATDGERQEAMRCLQLVGLSHVAEQRVDQLSGGQSQRVAIARALMQRPRIMFADEPVASLDPNAGEEVMRLFVDLIRERGLTLVYTSHSVRHALEYSDRVIGLRDGHIEMDSDSSKLNEGTLRRIYG; encoded by the coding sequence ATGCTGAAGTTCAATACGTCCGCCGGGGAAGTCTCCCCGGCGGCCTTTTCCGGTGAGCATATGGAGATTCGGGTCAAGGGGCTGGTCAAGTCCTTTGGCCGGAATACCATCCTGGACGGGGTGGATCTGGCCGTGAACAAGGGCGAGGCGGTGGCGCTTGTCGGTTCCAACGGCGCGGGCAAGTCGACTTTTCTGCGCTGCCTGTTGCGGCTCATAGAGCCGAGTGATGGAAGCGTGGAGATGGGCGGGGCTGACGTCCTGTCTCTGGGCCGGGCGGGCCTGCGCAAGTTGCGCAGCCAGGTCGGTTTCGTCTTTCAGAAGCACAATCTGGTGCCGCGTTTGACCGCCCTGACCAACGTTCTGCACGGAGCCCAGAGCCGAAAACGCGGGCCGCGGGTCTGGTGGCACATGCTGGCCACGGACGGGGAGCGCCAGGAGGCCATGCGCTGTCTGCAACTGGTCGGTCTGTCCCATGTGGCCGAGCAGCGGGTGGACCAGCTCTCGGGCGGCCAGTCCCAGCGGGTGGCCATCGCCCGGGCGCTCATGCAGCGGCCCCGCATCATGTTTGCGGACGAACCCGTTGCCAGCCTCGACCCCAATGCAGGCGAGGAGGTCATGCGCCTGTTCGTGGACCTCATCCGCGAGCGGGGGCTGACCCTGGTCTACACCTCCCATTCCGTGCGTCACGCTCTCGAATACTCGGACCGGGTCATCGGACTGCGCGACGGGCATATCGAGATGGACAGCGACTCATCCAAACTGAATGAGGGGACCTTGCGGAGGATCTATGGCTGA
- the phnE gene encoding phosphonate ABC transporter, permease protein PhnE, with product MADRTRQDNRFVYDGQATDPGLLPIRFPRPSALSFALYAAGLAFFIVSMRNINFSLTEFVHGFPYIVDLISEMFPPSLRRVDAVAMSLLETLQMALVGTVFGVVFSLVLGILASKSQTPNKVLYYFSRNLIALFRTVPDLIWALFFVVMVGLGPFAGTLAIMVDTMGFCGRFFAEAMEEVDKGPQEALEALGASRLGTVICAVIPAALPSFVNTALFSLEKATRSSVVLGLVGAGGIGIELKVSMDMFMYSEASTIILMIFCLVLLVEQLSSRLRKRII from the coding sequence ATGGCTGACCGTACTCGCCAGGACAATCGATTCGTTTACGACGGGCAGGCCACGGACCCCGGTCTGCTGCCCATCCGCTTCCCGAGGCCCAGCGCGCTGTCTTTCGCTCTCTATGCGGCAGGGCTGGCGTTTTTCATCGTCTCCATGCGGAACATCAATTTCTCGCTGACCGAGTTCGTGCACGGCTTCCCCTACATCGTGGACCTCATTTCCGAGATGTTTCCGCCTTCCCTGCGGCGTGTTGACGCGGTGGCCATGTCCCTGCTCGAGACATTGCAGATGGCGCTGGTCGGTACGGTCTTCGGGGTGGTCTTCAGTTTGGTGCTGGGCATTCTCGCGAGCAAGAGCCAGACGCCCAACAAGGTCCTGTACTATTTCTCCAGAAACCTCATCGCCTTGTTTCGGACCGTGCCGGATCTGATCTGGGCGCTGTTCTTCGTGGTCATGGTCGGTCTGGGGCCGTTCGCTGGCACCCTGGCGATCATGGTCGATACCATGGGGTTCTGCGGCCGCTTCTTCGCCGAGGCCATGGAGGAAGTGGACAAGGGACCGCAGGAGGCCCTGGAAGCATTGGGAGCGAGCCGTCTGGGTACGGTCATCTGCGCCGTTATCCCGGCCGCGCTGCCGTCATTTGTGAACACCGCCCTGTTCAGCCTGGAAAAGGCAACGCGGTCCTCGGTTGTGCTGGGGCTCGTCGGAGCAGGAGGCATAGGCATCGAGCTCAAGGTTTCCATGGACATGTTCATGTATTCCGAGGCCTCGACCATCATCCTGATGATCTTCTGCCTGGTCCTGCTTGTGGAGCAGCTTTCTTCCCGCTTGAGGAAACGGATTATCTAG
- the phnF gene encoding phosphonate metabolism transcriptional regulator PhnF produces MSRMKADPNVIRESERKRNLNLTDTDKGADQWHCQTMSGLNSHADDSDRRFLLDRSRRSPLWRQIASALEREITRGHFSRGERLPAESTLAKWYSVNRHTVRRALSHLQEQALVRSEKGRGTFVSEHVVEYLVSRRTRFSDNLNRQNRSHDGVLIGHHVAEAGDAVSRALQIQPTAQVSVLEILRKAEDRPLSLTTHYFPRPRFAGLHDTFRRTGSITQCLVAHGVADYFREETRILTRQATSEEARLLGLPRHCPVLETRSVNVDELGVPVDFGITRYGGDKIELVIKTFLD; encoded by the coding sequence ATGTCAAGGATGAAGGCCGACCCAAACGTGATTCGGGAGAGCGAACGAAAGCGGAATCTTAACCTCACCGATACAGACAAGGGGGCCGATCAGTGGCATTGCCAGACCATGAGCGGACTGAACTCACATGCCGATGACTCGGACAGACGGTTCCTGCTGGACAGAAGCCGCCGGTCTCCGCTGTGGCGGCAGATAGCCTCGGCCCTGGAACGGGAAATCACCCGCGGGCATTTCTCAAGAGGAGAACGTCTGCCTGCCGAAAGCACGCTGGCCAAATGGTACAGCGTCAACCGACACACCGTGCGGCGGGCCTTGTCCCACCTTCAGGAGCAGGCCCTGGTCCGGTCGGAAAAGGGACGGGGCACGTTCGTCAGCGAGCATGTTGTGGAATATCTGGTTTCGCGGCGCACGCGGTTCAGCGACAATCTGAACCGGCAGAATCGCTCCCACGACGGGGTGCTCATCGGGCATCATGTGGCCGAGGCCGGGGATGCCGTATCTAGGGCGCTCCAGATACAGCCAACCGCCCAGGTCTCGGTGCTCGAAATCCTGCGCAAGGCCGAAGACCGCCCCCTGTCCCTGACCACCCATTATTTCCCTCGGCCGCGATTTGCCGGTCTGCATGACACCTTCCGGCGAACCGGGTCCATCACCCAGTGCCTCGTCGCCCATGGCGTGGCCGACTACTTCCGCGAGGAAACCCGTATCCTGACCCGGCAGGCGACTTCCGAGGAGGCCCGTTTGCTTGGCCTTCCCCGTCATTGCCCGGTTCTGGAGACCCGTTCGGTCAACGTGGACGAACTCGGGGTGCCCGTTGACTTCGGGATAACCCGATACGGCGGTGACAAGATCGAACTGGTCATCAAGACGTTTCTGGACTGA
- a CDS encoding NAD(P)-dependent alcohol dehydrogenase, with amino-acid sequence MANGAKIAAGVGLTTAFGAGLTAGASEAQAKDNAMAESTVRAWGADSKEGHFHPMDIKRRAVGPNDVKMDILFAGICHSDIHTVHSDWGPAHYPLVPGHEMVGRVVAVGSNVTRFKVGDVGGVGCMVDSCGVCENCKADREQNCLNGTTFTYDSEDKVSGGFTYGGYSKAIVVKEHFVVNIPDNMDLSRVAPIMCAGITTFSPMQHWELMKGQNLAVIGLGGLGHMAVKLGAAHGANVTVFTTTQDKMADAKKMGAKEAVLWSDEAAFKRYQASFDLMISTVPVPFKIQPFLNLLKLDATLVNVGDLFDMDGINGMALAFGRHSLAGSMIGGMKETQAVVDYCASHNIAPDVEIIKPSEIERAYQSVVNKEARYRFVIDMQNA; translated from the coding sequence ATGGCAAACGGCGCCAAGATTGCGGCCGGCGTGGGCCTGACCACCGCGTTCGGGGCCGGGCTGACCGCCGGGGCGAGCGAGGCCCAGGCCAAGGACAACGCCATGGCCGAGTCCACGGTCCGTGCCTGGGGCGCGGACAGCAAGGAAGGGCATTTCCATCCCATGGACATCAAGCGCCGGGCGGTCGGTCCCAACGACGTGAAGATGGATATTCTTTTCGCCGGAATCTGCCATTCCGACATCCACACCGTGCACAGCGATTGGGGGCCTGCCCATTATCCCCTGGTGCCCGGCCACGAGATGGTCGGCCGTGTGGTTGCCGTGGGCAGCAACGTCACCCGGTTCAAGGTGGGCGACGTCGGCGGCGTGGGCTGCATGGTCGATTCCTGCGGCGTCTGCGAGAACTGCAAGGCCGACCGTGAGCAGAACTGCCTTAACGGCACCACCTTCACCTACGATTCCGAAGACAAGGTCTCCGGCGGCTTCACCTACGGTGGCTATTCCAAAGCCATCGTGGTCAAGGAGCATTTCGTGGTCAACATCCCGGACAACATGGATCTTTCGCGCGTCGCGCCGATCATGTGCGCGGGTATCACGACGTTCTCTCCCATGCAGCATTGGGAGCTCATGAAGGGCCAGAACCTCGCCGTGATCGGGCTGGGCGGTCTGGGCCATATGGCGGTCAAGCTCGGCGCTGCTCACGGCGCGAACGTCACCGTTTTCACGACCACGCAGGACAAGATGGCCGACGCCAAGAAAATGGGCGCAAAAGAGGCCGTGCTGTGGTCCGACGAGGCGGCGTTCAAGCGCTATCAGGCAAGCTTCGATCTGATGATCTCGACGGTTCCCGTGCCGTTCAAGATCCAGCCGTTCCTGAACCTGCTGAAGCTGGACGCCACCCTGGTCAACGTCGGTGATCTGTTCGACATGGACGGCATCAACGGCATGGCCCTGGCTTTCGGACGGCACAGCCTGGCCGGCTCCATGATCGGCGGCATGAAGGAGACCCAGGCGGTTGTCGACTATTGCGCCTCCCACAACATTGCCCCTGACGTGGAGATCATCAAGCCTTCCGAGATCGAGCGCGCCTACCAGAGCGTGGTGAACAAGGAAGCCCGGTATCGCTTCGTCATCGATATGCAGAACGCCTAA